DNA from Desulfitobacterium chlororespirans DSM 11544:
GCAACACCGGCTATCTTCATATTTGGTGCAATTCCCCCTACCAACAGCCCTATGCTGAACATAGACAGCATGACCAGCAAATATGCTCCCAGGAATTGAAGCCATGAACCGTATAGCTGATAGCCGAAAAATATCGCCCCTGTCGTGTAAACAAGGATAAGAGAGGCAATCGAATAAAGCGCGTAAATAACAACCTGTACTGCCAGGATAAGAGAAGGGCTGGTGGGTGTTACCTTAAACCGCTTTAATATTTTTCTGCTTCGATAATCAGATATCACCAGCGGAAGCCCCATCACACCTCCGGCACAAATGGCAATGGTCGCTACGGCACCGAAAGATTGTTCCAAAAAAGTATAGTCTGCGCCGTCGAAAGCGGGCTTACTTCCGAAAACGGCTCCTAAGATAACAACGACCACAACAGGCAGGCAAATGGCAAAAATAAACATATCCATTCCACGAAGGGATAGCCTGATCTCTGTTTTAAGCAAGGCTCTGAATGCTTTCATTTTCTACCTCCTCATCTGTATACCAAAGATAGGCATCTTCAAGTTTTTCATAAGGACTTGCTTCAACCGCTTCTTGTACCGTCCCGCAAAAAACGCTTCCCCCATTCTTCAAAATCATGATTTTATCACAAAGAGCTTCTACCTCGTCCATAAAATGAGAGGTTAGCAGAATGGTCATCCCTTTCGCTTTTAACCCGGAAAGACTCCTCCACACATCACGTCGGGCCTTAGCGTCCAGCCCTGTGGTCAACTCATCCAGGAATACGACTTCAGGATTGGGAATCAGTGCCAGTACGATGAAGAGCCGTTGCTTCTGGCCTCCCGAGAGCTCACTGACCAGGCTTTTCGGCTTGTCGTAAAGCCCGAATTGTTTTAAAAGCGCACCATAATCCAGAGAGGTTTTGTAAAGGGAAGCCGTCACCTCACAAAGTTCAGCCACCTTGATTTTGTCCTGATAATTGGCTTCCTGAAATTGAACTCCAACTCTCGCAAAGAGCTTTTTCCGGTCTTTTTGCGGATTCATTCCCAAAATAGATACCCTTCCGCTGTCTTGTTTCTTCGTTCCCAGGATACATTCCATTGTACTGCTTTTACCCGCGCCGTTGGCACCCAGCAAGCCAAATACTTCCCCGCGGCGAATCGAGATGTTAACATTCTCTACCGCTTTGACATGAGCGTAGGATTTGCAGAGTTTTTCTACTTTTATGGTCGTCTCCATACCTATACGTTCCTCCTGTTTTTTCTTTACGTAAAAAAAATAACACCAGAACGAAGTCTGGTGTCAAAGTGTAGGGTTTGCTGCAAATTGTTTTTTCATCTTCTCCAGATGGGAGAGCATCGTTTCCGCATTTTGTTCAGCGTAATGCAACGATGTGAGCAGCTTGTCACATACAGAAATAATATCCTCGCTTTCTTTTGGCGTGTCAATGACTTGCCGGATATCCGCTTGGGGGTTATTGGATAAAGTATTCAGCATCCGTAGAATTGCTGAAAGAGAGTAATTGGCACAACGCAAGGAACGTATAACTTTCAGCCGCCGGATATCTTCATCCGTATAAACACGATAACCATTTTGTTTTCGTTTTATGGTCAGCAAGCCGTTCAGCTCCCAATTTCTTAAAGCATCCATGGAGATTCGCAAATAATCAGCGGTTTCTTTTCTGGTTAAAACGGCAGTACCTATTTCCTGGTGATCACCGGATAACAGCTTTTCGACAATTGCTATGGCTTCTTCGGCATTTCCTTGTTCATTTCTTATTTGCTGCAAATAGCGTTCAGTCAAATGCATTGCCTTGTCAAAATTCCCGGAGGCCGAGGTCTTAATAATGGCAATGGCTTGCTTTCGCAATCCGTTTTGCAAAACCTCGACCTTTAATGCCGTTCTCGCCAATTCGATCTGTTCTATGTGGAAATCTGTAAAAATGCGATAACCATTGACCTTGCGCTCCGGTTTGGGAATAAGTTCAAGGTCTTCATAAAGCCGTACTGTGTTGGGATGGATGCCCATACGCCGGGCAATTTCTGCGGTCTGGTAAGTCTTCATCTAAGCATATCACCCTCCTTCTCCCCACTATCCTATTACTGCGTAAAAGCCTGGTGTTATAGTGGAGGGTTTCGGTTCCAGGAGATGTCTGCCGTTTGCAGGATTGTGAAGTTGAGGGGACCACTGTATAGTGTAAAAGAGACTCATACAGCATGAGCAGATTAATCTAACTAGCAGAGGATGT
Protein-coding regions in this window:
- a CDS encoding ABC transporter permease, which encodes MKAFRALLKTEIRLSLRGMDMFIFAICLPVVVVVILGAVFGSKPAFDGADYTFLEQSFGAVATIAICAGGVMGLPLVISDYRSRKILKRFKVTPTSPSLILAVQVVIYALYSIASLILVYTTGAIFFGYQLYGSWLQFLGAYLLVMLSMFSIGLLVGGIAPNMKIAGVAASLLYFPMLIFSGATLPYEVMPVNLQKAADLLPLTQGIKLLKAASLGLPMEGVFIPIMVMIVIAVICISISLHFFKWE
- a CDS encoding MerR family transcriptional regulator, whose translation is MKTYQTAEIARRMGIHPNTVRLYEDLELIPKPERKVNGYRIFTDFHIEQIELARTALKVEVLQNGLRKQAIAIIKTSASGNFDKAMHLTERYLQQIRNEQGNAEEAIAIVEKLLSGDHQEIGTAVLTRKETADYLRISMDALRNWELNGLLTIKRKQNGYRVYTDEDIRRLKVIRSLRCANYSLSAILRMLNTLSNNPQADIRQVIDTPKESEDIISVCDKLLTSLHYAEQNAETMLSHLEKMKKQFAANPTL
- a CDS encoding ABC transporter ATP-binding protein, with product METTIKVEKLCKSYAHVKAVENVNISIRRGEVFGLLGANGAGKSSTMECILGTKKQDSGRVSILGMNPQKDRKKLFARVGVQFQEANYQDKIKVAELCEVTASLYKTSLDYGALLKQFGLYDKPKSLVSELSGGQKQRLFIVLALIPNPEVVFLDELTTGLDAKARRDVWRSLSGLKAKGMTILLTSHFMDEVEALCDKIMILKNGGSVFCGTVQEAVEASPYEKLEDAYLWYTDEEVENESIQSLA